One region of Oncorhynchus mykiss isolate Arlee chromosome 8, USDA_OmykA_1.1, whole genome shotgun sequence genomic DNA includes:
- the LOC110529450 gene encoding Krueppel-like factor 11 isoform X3 yields MLTFTPPLISEQPCRCMTPPHSPSFTETATTTAVLTTSLASSGPRPVLTRPRLCAGLPCENALLLDQRPGTVPIFKSSGAPELPSRAMVTSVIRHTADRALTQHSNNIPPQSLIGQHTDTNSNRNPTATLLAEAVPMQTEPQSCSTGLCVKVEKDQGSPSLPDSSTGPSTTPTQRSPSQPIATSQSSPPIPSSQVLCQVFPVNGRTGMISAFVQAGPVQMTQGGGKPILPQSPSFPQSLQLVGSSVTQGTVMFVVPQPPVSQAPSCAQTVMTLGNTKLLPLAPAPVYMPSGQSSNATQADFSRRRNYVCNFPGCKKTYFKSSHLKAHLRTHTGEKPFSCHWEGCDKKFARSDELSRHRRTHTGEKKFVCNVCDRRFMRSDHLTKHARRHMTSKRTSTWPAEVRDLHKMTVSKGLSSGSKLPLSVLVPSPN; encoded by the exons TTTCAGAGCAACCTTGTCGG TGCATGACCCCCCCTCACAGCCCCAGCTTTACCGAGACCGCTACCACAACAGCTGTCCTCACCACCTCATTGGCCAGCTCAGGCCCCAGACCAGTCTTAACCCGGCCTAGACTCTGTGCAGGTCTTCCCTGCGAAAATGCCCTTCTCCTGGACCAACGACCTGGTACGGTCCCCATCTTCAAGAGCTCTGGAGCTCCAGAGCTGCCCAGCAGAGCCATGGTGACCAGCGTCATCCGGCACACTGCTGACAGGGCCCTCACACAGCACAGCAACAACATTCCACCTCAGTCCCTCATAGGGCAGCACACAGACACCAACTCCAACAGAAACCCTACTGCAACCCTTCTGGCTGAGGCCGTTCCTATGCAGACTGAACCACAGAGCTGCAGCACTGGTCTGTGTGTTAAGGTAGAGAAGGATCAAGGAAGTCCTTCCTTACCTGACAGCAGCACAGGCCCCTCTACTACTCCCACCCAAAGGTCCCCATCCCAGCCCATCGCCACCTCCCAGTCCTCACCACCCATTCCCAGCTCCCAGGTCCTCTGCCAGGTATTTCCAGTCAATGGGCGGACAGGGATGATCTCTGCATTCGTCCAGGCAGGCCCAGTCCAGATGACCCAGGGGGGGGGCAAGCCCATACTACCCCAGTCACCCTCCTTCCCCCAGTCGCTGCAGCTGGTGGGCTCCTCGGTGACTCAGGGGACGGTGATGTTTGTGGTTCCCCAGCCCCCCGTGTCCCAGGCTCCGTCGTGCGCACAGACTGTAATGACCCTGGGTAACACAAAGCTTCTGCCCCTGGCCCCAGCTCCAGTTTACATGCCCTCAGGGCAGAGCAGCAATGCCACACAAGCAGACTTCTCCCGCAGACGGAACTACGTCTGCAACTTCCCCGGCTGTAAGAAGACCTACTTCAAAAGTTCCCACCTCAAGGCTCATCTCAGAACTCACACTG GTGAGAAACCATTCAGCTGCCACTGGGAGGGCTGCGACAAGAAGTTTGCCCGCTCCGATGAGCTCTCCCGCCACAGGCGAACACACACCGGTGAGAAGAAGTTTGTGTGTAACGTGTGCGATCGGCGCTTCATGCGCAGCGACCACTTGACCAAGCATGCTCGCCGACACATGACCTCCAAGAGGACCTCCACTTGGCCGGCTGAAGTCCGCGACCTCCACAAGATGACGGTATCTAAGGGCCTGTCGAGTGGCTCCAAACTTCCTCTCAGTGTGCTAGTCCCTTCCCCCAATTAG
- the LOC110529450 gene encoding Krueppel-like factor 11 isoform X1, translating to MLTFTPPLISEQPCRWPPSLPQADVMDIRVMMMERNRHDSEQSCCSTFQYHDLEAAEALVSMSSWGQRSANDKPRPLTPTSDSCDSLLHPEIIESPKDPVALSSLCMTPPHSPSFTETATTTAVLTTSLASSGPRPVLTRPRLCAGLPCENALLLDQRPGTVPIFKSSGAPELPSRAMVTSVIRHTADRALTQHSNNIPPQSLIGQHTDTNSNRNPTATLLAEAVPMQTEPQSCSTGLCVKVEKDQGSPSLPDSSTGPSTTPTQRSPSQPIATSQSSPPIPSSQVLCQVFPVNGRTGMISAFVQAGPVQMTQGGGKPILPQSPSFPQSLQLVGSSVTQGTVMFVVPQPPVSQAPSCAQTVMTLGNTKLLPLAPAPVYMPSGQSSNATQADFSRRRNYVCNFPGCKKTYFKSSHLKAHLRTHTGEKPFSCHWEGCDKKFARSDELSRHRRTHTGEKKFVCNVCDRRFMRSDHLTKHARRHMTSKRTSTWPAEVRDLHKMTVSKGLSSGSKLPLSVLVPSPN from the exons TTTCAGAGCAACCTTGTCGG tggcctccctccctccctcaggctgATGTAATGGACATCAGGGTGATGATGATGGAGAGGAACAGGCACGACAGTGAGCAGTCCTGCTGCAGCACCTTTCAGTACCATGACCTGGAGGCCGCTGAGGCACTTGTCAGCATGAGTTCCTGGGGACAAAGGTCAGCAAATGACAAGCCACGCCCCCTGACCCCTACCTCGGACTCCTGCgactccctcctccaccctgagATCATCGAGTCCCCCAAGGACCCGGTCGCACTCTCATCGCTG TGCATGACCCCCCCTCACAGCCCCAGCTTTACCGAGACCGCTACCACAACAGCTGTCCTCACCACCTCATTGGCCAGCTCAGGCCCCAGACCAGTCTTAACCCGGCCTAGACTCTGTGCAGGTCTTCCCTGCGAAAATGCCCTTCTCCTGGACCAACGACCTGGTACGGTCCCCATCTTCAAGAGCTCTGGAGCTCCAGAGCTGCCCAGCAGAGCCATGGTGACCAGCGTCATCCGGCACACTGCTGACAGGGCCCTCACACAGCACAGCAACAACATTCCACCTCAGTCCCTCATAGGGCAGCACACAGACACCAACTCCAACAGAAACCCTACTGCAACCCTTCTGGCTGAGGCCGTTCCTATGCAGACTGAACCACAGAGCTGCAGCACTGGTCTGTGTGTTAAGGTAGAGAAGGATCAAGGAAGTCCTTCCTTACCTGACAGCAGCACAGGCCCCTCTACTACTCCCACCCAAAGGTCCCCATCCCAGCCCATCGCCACCTCCCAGTCCTCACCACCCATTCCCAGCTCCCAGGTCCTCTGCCAGGTATTTCCAGTCAATGGGCGGACAGGGATGATCTCTGCATTCGTCCAGGCAGGCCCAGTCCAGATGACCCAGGGGGGGGGCAAGCCCATACTACCCCAGTCACCCTCCTTCCCCCAGTCGCTGCAGCTGGTGGGCTCCTCGGTGACTCAGGGGACGGTGATGTTTGTGGTTCCCCAGCCCCCCGTGTCCCAGGCTCCGTCGTGCGCACAGACTGTAATGACCCTGGGTAACACAAAGCTTCTGCCCCTGGCCCCAGCTCCAGTTTACATGCCCTCAGGGCAGAGCAGCAATGCCACACAAGCAGACTTCTCCCGCAGACGGAACTACGTCTGCAACTTCCCCGGCTGTAAGAAGACCTACTTCAAAAGTTCCCACCTCAAGGCTCATCTCAGAACTCACACTG GTGAGAAACCATTCAGCTGCCACTGGGAGGGCTGCGACAAGAAGTTTGCCCGCTCCGATGAGCTCTCCCGCCACAGGCGAACACACACCGGTGAGAAGAAGTTTGTGTGTAACGTGTGCGATCGGCGCTTCATGCGCAGCGACCACTTGACCAAGCATGCTCGCCGACACATGACCTCCAAGAGGACCTCCACTTGGCCGGCTGAAGTCCGCGACCTCCACAAGATGACGGTATCTAAGGGCCTGTCGAGTGGCTCCAAACTTCCTCTCAGTGTGCTAGTCCCTTCCCCCAATTAG
- the LOC110529450 gene encoding Krueppel-like factor 11 isoform X2 — MDIRVMMMERNRHDSEQSCCSTFQYHDLEAAEALVSMSSWGQRSANDKPRPLTPTSDSCDSLLHPEIIESPKDPVALSSLCMTPPHSPSFTETATTTAVLTTSLASSGPRPVLTRPRLCAGLPCENALLLDQRPGTVPIFKSSGAPELPSRAMVTSVIRHTADRALTQHSNNIPPQSLIGQHTDTNSNRNPTATLLAEAVPMQTEPQSCSTGLCVKVEKDQGSPSLPDSSTGPSTTPTQRSPSQPIATSQSSPPIPSSQVLCQVFPVNGRTGMISAFVQAGPVQMTQGGGKPILPQSPSFPQSLQLVGSSVTQGTVMFVVPQPPVSQAPSCAQTVMTLGNTKLLPLAPAPVYMPSGQSSNATQADFSRRRNYVCNFPGCKKTYFKSSHLKAHLRTHTGEKPFSCHWEGCDKKFARSDELSRHRRTHTGEKKFVCNVCDRRFMRSDHLTKHARRHMTSKRTSTWPAEVRDLHKMTVSKGLSSGSKLPLSVLVPSPN, encoded by the exons ATGGACATCAGGGTGATGATGATGGAGAGGAACAGGCACGACAGTGAGCAGTCCTGCTGCAGCACCTTTCAGTACCATGACCTGGAGGCCGCTGAGGCACTTGTCAGCATGAGTTCCTGGGGACAAAGGTCAGCAAATGACAAGCCACGCCCCCTGACCCCTACCTCGGACTCCTGCgactccctcctccaccctgagATCATCGAGTCCCCCAAGGACCCGGTCGCACTCTCATCGCTG TGCATGACCCCCCCTCACAGCCCCAGCTTTACCGAGACCGCTACCACAACAGCTGTCCTCACCACCTCATTGGCCAGCTCAGGCCCCAGACCAGTCTTAACCCGGCCTAGACTCTGTGCAGGTCTTCCCTGCGAAAATGCCCTTCTCCTGGACCAACGACCTGGTACGGTCCCCATCTTCAAGAGCTCTGGAGCTCCAGAGCTGCCCAGCAGAGCCATGGTGACCAGCGTCATCCGGCACACTGCTGACAGGGCCCTCACACAGCACAGCAACAACATTCCACCTCAGTCCCTCATAGGGCAGCACACAGACACCAACTCCAACAGAAACCCTACTGCAACCCTTCTGGCTGAGGCCGTTCCTATGCAGACTGAACCACAGAGCTGCAGCACTGGTCTGTGTGTTAAGGTAGAGAAGGATCAAGGAAGTCCTTCCTTACCTGACAGCAGCACAGGCCCCTCTACTACTCCCACCCAAAGGTCCCCATCCCAGCCCATCGCCACCTCCCAGTCCTCACCACCCATTCCCAGCTCCCAGGTCCTCTGCCAGGTATTTCCAGTCAATGGGCGGACAGGGATGATCTCTGCATTCGTCCAGGCAGGCCCAGTCCAGATGACCCAGGGGGGGGGCAAGCCCATACTACCCCAGTCACCCTCCTTCCCCCAGTCGCTGCAGCTGGTGGGCTCCTCGGTGACTCAGGGGACGGTGATGTTTGTGGTTCCCCAGCCCCCCGTGTCCCAGGCTCCGTCGTGCGCACAGACTGTAATGACCCTGGGTAACACAAAGCTTCTGCCCCTGGCCCCAGCTCCAGTTTACATGCCCTCAGGGCAGAGCAGCAATGCCACACAAGCAGACTTCTCCCGCAGACGGAACTACGTCTGCAACTTCCCCGGCTGTAAGAAGACCTACTTCAAAAGTTCCCACCTCAAGGCTCATCTCAGAACTCACACTG GTGAGAAACCATTCAGCTGCCACTGGGAGGGCTGCGACAAGAAGTTTGCCCGCTCCGATGAGCTCTCCCGCCACAGGCGAACACACACCGGTGAGAAGAAGTTTGTGTGTAACGTGTGCGATCGGCGCTTCATGCGCAGCGACCACTTGACCAAGCATGCTCGCCGACACATGACCTCCAAGAGGACCTCCACTTGGCCGGCTGAAGTCCGCGACCTCCACAAGATGACGGTATCTAAGGGCCTGTCGAGTGGCTCCAAACTTCCTCTCAGTGTGCTAGTCCCTTCCCCCAATTAG
- the LOC110529451 gene encoding ribonucleoside-diphosphate reductase subunit M2 has translation MLTTRSPLSKKNTNAITTQMDNISLVDKENTPPSLNTTRILASRTARKIFADDSEVKPQDVKKFNTEEPLLKENPRRFVIFPIKYHDIWQMYKKAEASFWTAEEVDLSKDTQHWDSLKDEERYFISHVLAFFAASDGIVNENLVERFTQEVQVTEARCFYGFQIAMENIHSEMYSLLIDTYIKDPKERDYLFNAIETLPCVKRKADWALNWIGNKKAEFGERVVAFAAVEGIFFSGSFAAIFWLKKRGLMPGLTFSNELISRDEGLHCDFACLMFKHLVHKPSKETVTKLIRNAVEIEQEFLTKALPVKLIGMNCDLMTQYIEFVADRLMLELGFDKIYRVENPFDFMENISLEGKTNFFEKRVGEYQRMGVMSGTTDNSFRLDADF, from the exons ATGCTTACAACTCGCTCACCACTCTCTAAGAAGAACACCAATGCAATCACCACTCAAATGGACAACATTTCGCTGGTTGACAAAGAAAACACG CCTCCTAGCCTGAACACTACCCGGATTCTGGCCTCAAGAACCGCGCGCAAAATCTTTGCTGATGACTCTGAG GTTAAGCCCCAGGATGTCAAGAAATTCAACACAGAAGAGCCACTCCTGAAAGAAAATCCGCGCCGGTTCGTCATTTTCCCCATCAAGTACCATGACATCTGGCAGATGTACAAGAAAGCAGAAGCTTCATTCTGGACAGCTGAGGAG GTTGATCTTTCCAAAGACACGCAGCACTGGGATTCTTTGAAGGATGAGGAGAGATACTTTATCTCTCATGTACTGGCTTTCTTTGCTGCTAGTGATGGCATTGTCAATGAGAACCTG GTAGAGCGATTTACACAGGAAGTCCAGGTGACTGAAGCAAGATGCTTCTATGGTTTCCAAATCGCCATGGAGAACATCCACTCTGAGATGTACAGCCTGCTCATTGACACCTACATCAAAGACCCTAAAGAGAG GGACTACCTTTTCAATGCCATTGAAACTCTCCCCTGTGTGAAGAGGAAGGCTGATTGGGCCCTGAACTGGATCGGTAACAAAAAGGCTGAATTTG GTGAGCGTGTGGTTGCATTTGCTGCTGTTGAGGGGATCTTCTTCTCTGGGTCCTTTGCTGCCATTTTCTGGCTGAAGAAGAGGGGGCTCATGCCTGGCCTGACCTTTTCAAATGAGCTCATCAGCAGAGACGAG GGCCTCCACTGTGACTTTGCCTGCCTCATGTTCAAGCACCTGGTGCACAAGCCCTCAAAGGAGACGGTCACCAAGCTCATCAGGAACGCAGTAGAGATTGAGCAG GAGTTCCTGACGAAAGCCCTTCCAGTAAAGCTGATTGGTATGAACTGCGACCTAATGACCCAGTACATCGAGTTTGTGGCTGACAGGCTGATGCTGGAGCTGGGCTTTGACAAG ATCTACAGAGTGGAGAATCCTTTTGACTTCATGGAGAACATCTCATTGGAGGGCAAGACTAACTTCTTTGAGAAACGAGTAGGGGAGTACCAGAGAATGGGTGTGATGTCTGGCACCACAGACAACTCCTTCCGGCTGGATGCTGACTTCTAA